Proteins co-encoded in one Quercus lobata isolate SW786 unplaced genomic scaffold, ValleyOak3.0 Primary Assembly Scq3eQI_203, whole genome shotgun sequence genomic window:
- the LOC115973476 gene encoding uncharacterized protein LOC115973476: protein MCPITMLKHLGGWAMLSSPPLLPFSLLGNTYTCKDSVWFGIKAVKLSNKRVLGSWVSCAVRRRVRYDEEEEGDEDEGDEEYGYNEEIAMLEVYSQSAKGEALIVHAIVDEEEVEVLIFKGFSSSLSYRTSPDPSRSILPARAVIKFIDRIKGPFNPSNIEYLQKGLTWEAFKEFLST, encoded by the exons ATGTGCCCAATAACAATGTTAAAGCATTTAGGAGGATGGGCAATGCTATCCTCACCACCCCTGTTACCATTTTCTCTTCTGGGAAACACCTATACCTGCAAAGATAGCGTATGGTTTGGCATTAAAGCTGTGAAATTGAGCAACAAAAGAGTTTTGGGGAGTTGGGTATCGTGTGCTGTGAGGAGGAGAGTGAGAtatgatgaagaagaggaaggagatgaagatgaaggtgatgaagaaTATGGGTACAATGAGGAAATTGCGATGTTGGAAGTGTATAGCCAGTCTGCCAAGGGAGAAGCGCTTATTGTTCATGCAATTGTGGATGAGGAGGAAGTGGAGGTGCTTATCTTCAAG GGATTTTCTTCGTCTTTGAGCTATAGAACTTCACCGGATCCATCAAGAAGTATTCTTCCTGCTAGGGCAGTGATAAAATTCATAGACAGAATTAAAGGACCTTTCAACCCTTCTAATATTGAGTACCTTCAGAAAGGTCTAACATGGGAAGCATTTAAAGAGTTCCTTTCCACTTAA
- the LOC115973475 gene encoding uncharacterized protein LOC115973475, with translation MAPPLLTGAARSVTSAAPLLVVVPWPSSSLVARCRRSSLAHRHLPVVADQISLTVSIAPLYLIRCFCLLGSDSVYVGVGVGCDWGMVCACLLSGVGIDGLMGSEHMGHDIGKQGGGDTFVTKGFKLWNQKDKLNSHVGGVNSAHYQAVQKCNDLLKEKQHIQSVFVKQSNQDKIDYQIQLNAIVDCIRFLLCRGLAFRGHDESQGSSDKGNFLELVQFLGDHNESINEVLQKAPKNCKLTHPDIQKDIVNAIARETSKAIIKDLDNGFFSILVDESRDISVKEQMALVLHYVNKEGIIIERFLGIVHVASTTALSLKHAIECLLSEHNLSLSNLRGQGYDGASNMQGDINGLKTLILKENKSAFYVNCFAHQLQLTLVAVAKNHINIVEFFYVVSNLVIVVRDSCKIRDALRDTQFAKIKEDLENGVRKSGQDMQLQELNNRFSEANTNLLLCMACLNPSNSFVAFDKEKLIHLAKFYPSDFLGTDILALDSQLQNYIFDMRSNDFFLELQGVSELAEKLVSTRKHETYPLVYLLVKLALTLPVATATVERSFSAMKYVKNELRNRMGD, from the exons ATGGCGCCGCCACTGCTCACAGGTGCAGCTCGCTCCGTGACCTCCGCCGCTCCTCTTCTAGTCGTCGTCCCTTGGCCGTCGTCATCACTCGTCGCCCGCTGTCGTCGCTCGTCGCTTGCCCATCGTCACTTGCCCGTCGTCGCAGATCAGATCAGTCTCACCGTCTCAATTGCTCCG CTTTATCTTATTCGTTGCTTTTGTCTGTTGGGCAGTGACTCAGTGTATGTTGGTGTGGGTGTTG GTTGTGATTGGGGGATGGTTTGTgcttgtctgttgagtggggTAGGGATAGATGGGCTGATGGGCAGTGAGCACATGGGGCATG ATATTGGTAAGCAAGGAGGAGGTGACACTTTTGTAacgaagggattcaaactttggaatCAGAAAGATAAGTTAAATTCCCATGTTGGAGGAGTTAATAGTGCTCATTACCAAGCTGTCCAAAAGTGTAATGATCTGTTGAAGGAAAAGCAACACATTCAAAGTGTTTTTGTTAAGCaatcaaatcaagataaaaTTGACTATCAGAttcaattaaatgcaatagTTGATTGCATAAGATTCCTTTTATGCCGGGGATTAGCTTTTCGTGGTCACGATGAATCTCAAGGTTCAAGTGATAAAGGAAATTTCCTTGagcttgtacaatttttgggGGATCACAATGAATCTATCAATGAAGTATTGCAAAAAGCTCCGAAAAATTGCAAGCTTACCCACCCTGACATTCAAAAAGACATTGTGAATGCAATTGCACGTGAAACAtccaaagccatcatcaaggatcttgacaatgggttcttttcaatattagttGATGAGTCACGTGATATCTCAGTGAAAGAACAAATGGCCCTCGTTCTTCATTATGTGAACAAAGAAGGAATTATTATAGAGCGATTCCTTGGTATTGTACATGTAGCAAGTACTACCGCTTTGTCACTCAAGCATGCTattgaatgtttactttctGAACATAATTTAAGTTTATCGAACCTACGTGGGCAAGGTTATGACGGGGCTAGTAATATGCAAGGTGATATCAATGgtctcaaaactttaattttgaaagagaacaAGTCAGCATTTTATGTCAATTGTTTTGCTCATCAACTTCAATTGACACTTGTTGCTGTtgctaaaaatcacattaacattgttgaatttttttatgtggttagTAATTTAGTAATTGTTGTTAGAGACTCTTGTAAGATACGAGATGCTCTTCGAGATACacaatttgccaaaattaaagaagatttaGAGAATGGTGTACGTAAAAGTGGGCAAG ATATGCAACTTCAAGAGCTTAACAACCGTTTTTCTGAGGCGAATACCAATTTGCTACTTTGTATGGCTTGCTTGAATCCAAGTAATTCATTTGTGGCTTTCGATAAGGAAAAGTTGATACATCTAGCTAAGTTCTATCcttctgattttcttgggacagATATTTTGGCACTTGACTCTCAACTGcagaattatatttttgatatgCGCAGCAATGACTTCTTTTTAGAGCTTCAAGGAGTTAGTGAACTTGCTGAAAAGTTAGTGAGCACAAGAAAACATGAGACTTATCCATTAGTCTATTTGCTAGTGAAGCTAGCTTTGACCCTTCCAGTTGCTACTGCAACagtagaaagaagtttttcagcAATGAAATATGTAAAGAATGAACTGCGCAATCGAATGGGAGATTaa